A window from Citrus sinensis cultivar Valencia sweet orange chromosome 3, DVS_A1.0, whole genome shotgun sequence encodes these proteins:
- the LOC127900948 gene encoding probable NADH dehydrogenase [ubiquinone] 1 alpha subcomplex subunit 12 yields the protein MQTKIHNRGATLVGVDKFGNRYYQKLDKQFGRHRWVEYAEKSRYSASQVPPEWQGWLHCMTDHTGDELLMLKPKRYGLEHRENLSGEGEEFIYHSKGHFLNPEQRDWSRYQPWEPTKKE from the exons ATGCAAACCAAGATACATAATAGAGGGGCAACGCTTGTTGGAGTTGATAAATTTGGTAACAGGTATTATCAGAAACTTGACAAGCAATttg GAAGACACAGGTGGGTTGAATATGCAGAGAAGAGTCGCTACAGTGCTTCCCAGGTGCCACCGGAATGGCAGGGTTGGCTGCACTGCATGACTGATCACACAGGAGATGAG CTTCTGATGCTGAAACCGAAGAGATACGGACTTGAGCACAGGGAAAATTTATCGGGAGAGGGTGAGGAGTTTATCTATCATTCCAAAGGACATTTCCTCAATCCAGAGCAGAGAGACTGGTCTAGGTACCAACCATGGGAACCCACCAAGAAAGagtaa